In the genome of Bacillus thuringiensis, the window TAAATGAGCAAGGATTAAATCATTTCTTTGGACCGCTTGAAGCGAAGATTATGGAGATTATTTGGTCTACTGAAGGTATTACTATTAAAGAAGTCCAGCAGAAATTAAGTGAAGAATCGTCTGTGAATTTTAATACTGTTATGACAGTTATGAACAGGCTAGTAGAGAAATTACACCTAGAAAAACAGACTGTAAAAAGAAGTGGCATATATCGTGCTATACAAACGAAAGAAGAATTCTTATCCAATCAAACGAAGAAAATGACACAGGAATTAGTGGGGGAATTTGGAGATTTAGTTGTAACTCATATGATAGATGAGTTAGAGCAGGCTGATCCGAATTTAATAAAAAAATTAGAAGACAAATTGAATCAGTTAAAAAAAGAGGATCGATGAAATGAAATGGCAAATGCGTAAAATCGTATTGTTAGCGCTCATTGTTAGTACCCTCTTTTTCAGCTTGTTATTGTATTACGTTACATATCCATTTCTTTTTCAAAATAAGGCATTCTTCCTTTCAAAGTTTTGCTTGTTTCAGTTAGAAAAACATATGAAAGAACTATCAATGGTTCGTATTATAATAGCTGG includes:
- a CDS encoding BlaI/MecI/CopY family transcriptional regulator, with protein sequence MFTQNYRLNEQGLNHFFGPLEAKIMEIIWSTEGITIKEVQQKLSEESSVNFNTVMTVMNRLVEKLHLEKQTVKRSGIYRAIQTKEEFLSNQTKKMTQELVGEFGDLVVTHMIDELEQADPNLIKKLEDKLNQLKKEDR